The genome window GACCGACCCCGAGCGTCTGCCAGACCGCCTGGCCCTGCTGCTGTGCAGTTACACCCAGTTTCGCAGCCACCATCCCCACCTGAGCCGTGACCTGGAAACCGCGCTTCTGGACGCCCAGCGTGAGGCCGCTGCGCAGGGCCGCCAACTCTGGCTGCTGACCGAGGAGGCCGACGCCGACCCGGATGCCTGGTAGGCCAGGGTGACACGAGCCAAATCAGACGGCCGGCTGCCCACATCTTGGCAAAAAGCCGGAGGGCGCACGCCACGGTGAGCCGCATTTGCTCCTGCGGAGCTTTGCAAGTCGAATCGGATTGAATCCTTTTTGCAGCTGGTGGGCCCGAGTCTGGATTAACGGCCAGAACGCTTGAGTTGTGCAGAAGAAGCCAGGTTTTCCCTCCGGGTCTTGGGTTGCCGCACCGGTCTCTTGACACCTGGGGAGGTTGGCCGCGCCGTCAGGGCCTACTCAATCCTCGGTCAGGTGCGAGGTTACGGTAATTTCGCCGTAGGTCTCGGGTTGCTGCGCGCTGAAGGTGCCTTCCTTGACGCCTTCCAGCAGCGCCGCAAAATAGGTGGTGCGTTCGCCCCAGTCCTGGGCCGGCACCCCACGGAAAGTGAAGGTCCGCAGCCGCGTGCCAAACGCCCGCAGGGCTTCAAGCGCCCCTTGCAGGGTCAGGCGGTCGCGCGCCAGCAGCGGCACCTCGACCTGCCGCACCGCGCTGCGGGCGGCGCGCACCAGCCGCGCCAGGCTGCCCTGGGGGTTGGGCGGGCGCTCGCGCCGGGGCAGGGTGATCGGCACCGCCCGCGCCGGAATCAGGCCCTCGCGTTCGCGGCGCCGGGCGGCCAGAAACCCCACCAGGACGTCCAGCTCGGCCAGGGCTTCGACGCCTTCCAGGACGTCGTCGGGCACTTCATCCCATTCGCTGTCGGGGGGCAGGTCAGGCTCGGGCTGGGGCAGCAGCAGGCGCGCTTTCAAGGCGATCACCCCAGCCAGGCCAGGCAGCAGGTCGGGGTGGGCGTCGGCCAGACCGGTGCCGCCCGTCACCGCCTGCGCCCAGGCCAGCACCTCGCGCGTCAGGGCCAGCAGCGGCACCTCGCCCGGCGCCACGCGCCCGGCCCGCAGGCCCGCCGCCAGCTCGGCCAGGGTGCCCGTGAAGACCGGCAGCGTGACGGTAAACCCGCCTGCTCCGCTGGGAGGCGGCGCCGGAACGGACGAGGAAGAGGTCAGGGTCGCCGTCACTGCCTTTACAGCCGCAGGAAACCGACCTTGCTGCGGGCCTCCTCTATGACAGGCAGGGCAATGGCCCGCGCCTCTTTCGCACCCTGCACCAGGGCGTCGCGCACGTAATCCGGGTCGGCCTTCAGCGCCTCGGCGCGTTCCTGAATGGGGGTCAGGTGGGCGGTGACGCCTGTCATCAGTTTCTTCTTGCAGTCCACGCAGCCAATCCCGGCGGTGCGGCAGCCCTCGTAGACCTCGGCCAGCGTGGCGCCGTCACTGAACAGTTTGTGGTAGTCGCCCACCAGGCACTTTTCGGGGTCGCCGGGGTCGGTGCGGCGCACGCGCGCCGGGTCGGTGGGGGCCACCCGCAGCTTCTGCCAGATCGACTCCAGCGGTTCCAGGATGCCCAGGGTGCTGGCCTCACCCTTGCTTTTGCTCATTTTGCCCTGGCCGTCAACCCCCGGAATTCGCAGGGCGTCTTTGGCCAGCACGGCTTTGGGTTCAGGGAACATCTCGCCGAAGGCGTGGTTAAATTTGCGGGCAATCTCGCGCGTCAGCTCGATGTGCTGCACCTGGTCCTCGCCCACGGGCACGGTGTCGGCCTTGTAGAGCAGGATGTCGGCCGCCTGAAGCACCGGGTACATTAAGAGCCCCGCCGGGGTACTTTCCAGCTTTTGCGCCTTGTCCTTGTACTGGGTCATGCGCTCCAGTTCGCCCACTGGGGTCAGCAGGGTAAAGAGCCAGCCCAGTTCGGTGTGTTCGGGGACATGCGACTGCACAAAAAAGATCACTTTCTCGGGGTCCAGTCCCGCCGCAAAGTTGGCCACCGCCATTTCGAAGGTGCGCGCCGCCAGGAGGGCCGGGTCAAAGGCCGCCGGGTTGGTGGGCGCGTGCAGGTCCACCACGCAGTAAATCGAGTTCTTGCCGAACTGGTCGCCCAGGGCGACGTAGTTCCGCATGGCCCCGAAATAGTTTCCGATGTGCGGCTCACCGGTGGGCTGAATTCCTGAAAAGACACGCGGCATAACCGGCCAAGTCTAGAGCATTTGCCCGAAAAGGCGCCTGCTCATACAGACGCCGGTTGAATCCAGCAGTGTGCGGGGTGAAATCCGGGCGAAGCGAGAAGGTGAATAGCCGGACTGCTGCGGTCTGGCGTCGCAGAGAGTGCTTTCCTTGGCTATGCCGTGAGTGAGCAACAGCGGTAGTACTGGCCAGGAGAACACCGCGCTTTGTCTAGCCACCAGCCTACGGTCAGAGGGGCGCTACAGAAAACCGCCCCGCACGAGGCAGGGCGGCTGAACAGGTCAGGCTTTAGCGTTCGGCGGGGGTGGCCGGGTCGGTGGTGCCTTCGGCGCCTTCTGTGGCAGGCGTGGCCGGGGTGCCTTCGGTGCCCTCTGCGGGGGCGGCGCCTTCCGCAGGGGTGGTGCCCCCCGTGCTGCCGGTGCCGTTCTCAGCGCCCTCTTCCTTGGCGGGGGTCTTGGGCGTCTGGGCCGCCACGCGCTTCTCCTGGGCGGCCAGCACGGTCTTGAGGTTGTCCTTGGGTTTCAGGGTCGCCACCTGGGCGTCCACGAACTTCTGCCCGGCTTCACTCTTCTTCTGGGCCAGCACCTGGGTTTCAATCTGGCCGCGCACGGCGCTCAGGGGCTGGGTGGTGGCCGGCTTCAGGTCGGCGACGTACAGCACCGAGAAGCGCTCGCCCACCTTCACCACGTCGGTCAGGCTGCCCTCGCCTGCGTCCTTCAGGGTCTTGGCGGTAAAGACGGCGGCGTTCAGTTCCTCGCTGAGGGTGCCGCTGCCCGCTGTCACGCTGCCGCGCTCGCTGACGGTGCCGCCGGCTTTGGTGGCGGCGGCCGTGAAGTTGCCGCCCGCAAAGCTGCCCCGGAAGGCCACAGCCTTGGCCTGGTCTTTAAAGCTGGCTTCATTGACGCTGGCGCTGCCGGGCGTTTCAAACTGCGCCTTGTTCTGGGCGTAGAAGGCGGCAATGTCGGCGTCGCTGGCCTTGACGTTGCGCGAGCCGTAGGCGGCCAGCGCGGCGGCCAGTTCCTGGCGGGTGCCGGTGAGGTTCAGCTTCAGGCGCTCGGCCAGGGCAGGGGCGGCGTAGCTCTGAATGAGCTGCTGCGTCACCTGGGGCTTGAGGATGCCGTTGACCAGACCGGCGGCCTGTTCGGCGGGCACCTGCTGGAGAAGGCCCGCAAACTGCTGGTTGCTCACGACCTGCCCCACCACTTCCGAGTAGGGGATGTCCTGGCCGCCCACGGTGGCGACGGTGGGGTTCTCGACTTTCCAGTTGATGTCCTGGTACTCGACCTTCACGTCTTTTTTCAGGGCCGTGACCCAGGCTTCCAGCGCCGCGTTCTGCTTTTGCTCCTGAACGGCGGTCGTCAGGTCGGTCTTGGCCTCGGCGAAGGGCTTCGGCGCAGGCGGCAGGTACTTCTCGACCTTGACGATGTAGAACTTGCCGCCGCTCTCCACGACATCGGTCAGGCCGCCCGTCGTCAGGGCGAAGGCTGCCGCGCCCACTTCGCTGGGCAGGGCCACCTGGGCCACGGGGCGGGGCACGCCGTTTTCAACAGGCCCGAGGGCGCCGCCCCGGTCCTTAAATTCGGTGCTGTTTGCGCCCGCCAGTTCAGCAAAGTCCGCGCCGCCCTTGAGTTGCGTCAGCAGCCCCTGGGCCTTGGCCTTATCGGCCACCACAATCTGACGGCCCTGAATGCGGGCGTCGGTCTGAAAGCGCTCGGGGTTCAGGTCGTAGTAGGCGCGCAGCTCGGCGTCGGTGGGCGCAGGCACGGCCTTTTTCAGTTCCTCGACCTTGCGCTCAATGGCAATCTGCTGGCGCACCTGCTCGCGGTAGGTGGCGTCGGTCAGGCCCGCACCCTGCAGGGCGTCGGTCCATTTCTTGTTGTCGGTCAGGTCGTTTTGCTCACGGACTTCTGTGACCTTGGTGTTCACGTCGGCCCGGCTGACCTTGATGTCCTTCACGGCACCCGTGACCAGGGCCTGCTCGATTTTCTGGGCCACGATGTACGTCTTAAAGTCGTCGCCCAGCACGCCGGTGTCGGTGCTGCTCAGAATGGGGTTACTGCGCCGCACGTTTTCCAGCTCTTCGACGGTCACGCGGGTGCCGTTGACGGTCAGGGCGGGGGTGCCCGTCTCTTTGCGGGCAAACAGGTCGCCCAGGTTGGGCGTGAACTGATAGGCCATGCCCACGATCAGCAGCAGGGCCAAAACGCCCATAAAGACGTTCACGACTTTCTTCTTGTTCACTTGAACTCCTTCATACGAAGTGCTAGGTTACCGGAGCTTTGCGCTCGTAGCTCAGGTGGATAGAGCGTTGGCCTCCGGAGCCAAAGGTCACTGGTTCGAGTCCAGTCGAGCGCGCCACAGTCTTCAGCACCCTGTCCCTCACGCGGCGGGGTGTTTCTGCTTTGGCCCAGCTGGGGATGTCAGGACACACGCGCCGGATTCTAGCACGCAAGGTTAAGTGGAGGTGAAGGCATTGAAGGCCGTCTGGCGGCGGGTTTTTCGGCGCCGCGCGGCGCGCCTGGGGCCAGGGCAAGTTACCCTGTGGCCATGAGTTCTCACCTGCTGACCCTGCTTGAAGCCCTGCCCGGTTCGTATGCCGGCCCCGACCGCGCCGAAGCCGGGCCATACGGCGTGGTGGGCGTGGGCGAAGGCACCCTGGCCGCTCACCTGACGCAGAGCTTGGTGCCGGCCAGCCTGGTCCGCAGCGGCACCCAGTTTGTGCTGGGCAGCCCGGACGCAGGCGCTCTGGCCACCGATTACGCCGACCTGGCCACCGTGGCGGGCGCGGGCGTGCGCCGCGTGGCGACCGGGGGCACCCCCGAAGAAATTGACGTGCTGGTGCCGGGCGGCCCCCTGAGCACCTATCACTTTGCCCAGGCCGTGGCCCACGCCAGCGGTCACGGCGACGACGCCCGCGCCGCCGACGCCCTGCTGCTGGGCCTGGCCGCCCGCTGCGCCCCCCACGTCACCGAGAACAACCCGGCGCGCGACCTGGCCTGGAGCCTGTGGGGCCGCACGCCCCTGCTGCTGGCCGCCGCTGACGCCGACGCCCTGCCGCACGCCTGGCAGCAGCTGCTGGCGCGCACCGGCAAGACGCTGGCCGTGCCGCTGGTGGGTGACCCCTTGCCGCTGGTGACGTCGGCTTTCGAGGCCCAGCACGAGAAGGGTGACGCCAAGGTGGCCCTCATTCTGGGCGACGCCGACGACACCCTGCTGCTGGCGCGCGAGGTGCTGGAGTCGCGCATTGACGAGATCATTCATGTGCCGGCCCCGGACGGCGCCCAGGGCTACCCGGCGGCGCTGGCCCTGTGGTACTTCGGCGCGTGGGTGGCCGCCTACCTGGCCGAGCGCTACGGCACCGACGCCGCCGACGTATCGGTGCTGGCCCGCGCCCAGGGCGTCATGAGCGGCGATGACCGTGAGCAGGCCCGCCTCTCGGCCCCGCGCGACGACCTGCGCCGCACCCGCACCGAAGACGACTGGCCCGAAGAGGAGTCGGGCACCGACCACGAGGCGTACGACGAGGACGAAGCGGAGGAGTAAGTGGGCAGTGGGGGCCTGGGCGGTTGCCTCAGCCTCTGCCTTCTTTTTCCACTTCCTACTGCCCACTCCCCGTTAGTGCAGCGGGACGTGCCCCGGAAACCCAATTACCCAGTCCAGCAGATCGCCCACCATCGCGCTGGCGGTCACCATGCCGCCCGCGCCGCCGCCCGCGAAAATCAGGGTGCCGCATTCCTCGCCCTCATAGACCATCGCGTTGCGGCTGGCGCCGGCATTACACAGCGGATGCGTGTCGGGCAGACTCTGGGGCGAGACGCGGCCTCGCCACTCGCCGTTCACCCGGTCCAGCTCGGCGACCAACTTGATGCGTTCGCCGCGCGCGCGGGCGGCCTGCACGTCGGCCAGCGTCACGCCCTCAATGCCCTGCACCTCTACACTGCTGTACTTGAAGTTGCCGTCGGCACAGAAGCGGGCCAGGACCGTCAGTTTGTGGGCGGTGTCAAAGCCGCCCACGTCCAGGGTCGGCGGGTCCTCGGCGTAGCCCAGCGCCTGCGCCTCGGCCAGCGCCGCCTCGTAGGACTTGCCGCCCTCCATCTGGGTCAGGATGTACAGGCAGGTGCCGTTCAGCACGGCCTGAAGCCGCGTAAAGGTGCTGGCGCGCAGCACGGTGCTCATGGGGCCAATGACCGGGGTGCCGGCCATCACGGACGCCTCGTAGTACAGTTTGCCGTCCAGGGCGTAGTCGCGCAGTTCTTCCCAGCATTCGGCCAGCAGCGCCTTGTTGGCGGTAATGACCGCGCGCCCCGAGCGCAGGGAGGGCCGCAACAGGGCCAGGGGCCGCTCGATGCCGCCCATCGCTTCAATGACCACGCCGCATTCCTGCAAAAAGCTGGGATCGGTGGTCAGGGGGATGCCGGCCGGAATGCTCCGGGCTTTCTCGGCGTCGCGCACCAGCACGCCCGCCACTTCAATCTTCACGCCCAGGTTGGCAAAGATGCCCGAGCGGCGCTCGATCAGGTTCAGCACGTCTTGGCCCACGGTTCCGCAGCCCAGCAGGCCGACTGTCACGGTTCTCATGCGCCCGACTGTAGCGCCGCCCTGGCCAGGCACCTCTGGGGCGGGTTAGGCGAGCGCCCAGGGCAACTGGAACGGGTAGTGGGCAAATGTAAGGAAAAAGCCCGCCCTGCCTGTCAGCCCAGCCTGCAGGGCGGGCGCTAGACTGCGTTCATGTTCCCTGTGACCACCCCTATTCTCCGCTGTCCGCCGTGGTGCGGGCA of Deinococcus betulae contains these proteins:
- a CDS encoding ScpA family protein, producing MTATLTSSSSVPAPPPSGAGGFTVTLPVFTGTLAELAAGLRAGRVAPGEVPLLALTREVLAWAQAVTGGTGLADAHPDLLPGLAGVIALKARLLLPQPEPDLPPDSEWDEVPDDVLEGVEALAELDVLVGFLAARRREREGLIPARAVPITLPRRERPPNPQGSLARLVRAARSAVRQVEVPLLARDRLTLQGALEALRAFGTRLRTFTFRGVPAQDWGERTTYFAALLEGVKEGTFSAQQPETYGEITVTSHLTED
- a CDS encoding homoserine dehydrogenase, whose amino-acid sequence is MRTVTVGLLGCGTVGQDVLNLIERRSGIFANLGVKIEVAGVLVRDAEKARSIPAGIPLTTDPSFLQECGVVIEAMGGIERPLALLRPSLRSGRAVITANKALLAECWEELRDYALDGKLYYEASVMAGTPVIGPMSTVLRASTFTRLQAVLNGTCLYILTQMEGGKSYEAALAEAQALGYAEDPPTLDVGGFDTAHKLTVLARFCADGNFKYSSVEVQGIEGVTLADVQAARARGERIKLVAELDRVNGEWRGRVSPQSLPDTHPLCNAGASRNAMVYEGEECGTLIFAGGGAGGMVTASAMVGDLLDWVIGFPGHVPLH
- a CDS encoding SIS domain-containing protein; this encodes MSSHLLTLLEALPGSYAGPDRAEAGPYGVVGVGEGTLAAHLTQSLVPASLVRSGTQFVLGSPDAGALATDYADLATVAGAGVRRVATGGTPEEIDVLVPGGPLSTYHFAQAVAHASGHGDDARAADALLLGLAARCAPHVTENNPARDLAWSLWGRTPLLLAAADADALPHAWQQLLARTGKTLAVPLVGDPLPLVTSAFEAQHEKGDAKVALILGDADDTLLLAREVLESRIDEIIHVPAPDGAQGYPAALALWYFGAWVAAYLAERYGTDAADVSVLARAQGVMSGDDREQARLSAPRDDLRRTRTEDDWPEEESGTDHEAYDEDEAEE
- the trpS gene encoding tryptophan--tRNA ligase, which codes for MPRVFSGIQPTGEPHIGNYFGAMRNYVALGDQFGKNSIYCVVDLHAPTNPAAFDPALLAARTFEMAVANFAAGLDPEKVIFFVQSHVPEHTELGWLFTLLTPVGELERMTQYKDKAQKLESTPAGLLMYPVLQAADILLYKADTVPVGEDQVQHIELTREIARKFNHAFGEMFPEPKAVLAKDALRIPGVDGQGKMSKSKGEASTLGILEPLESIWQKLRVAPTDPARVRRTDPGDPEKCLVGDYHKLFSDGATLAEVYEGCRTAGIGCVDCKKKLMTGVTAHLTPIQERAEALKADPDYVRDALVQGAKEARAIALPVIEEARSKVGFLRL
- a CDS encoding peptidyl-prolyl cis-trans isomerase is translated as MNKKKVVNVFMGVLALLLIVGMAYQFTPNLGDLFARKETGTPALTVNGTRVTVEELENVRRSNPILSSTDTGVLGDDFKTYIVAQKIEQALVTGAVKDIKVSRADVNTKVTEVREQNDLTDNKKWTDALQGAGLTDATYREQVRQQIAIERKVEELKKAVPAPTDAELRAYYDLNPERFQTDARIQGRQIVVADKAKAQGLLTQLKGGADFAELAGANSTEFKDRGGALGPVENGVPRPVAQVALPSEVGAAAFALTTGGLTDVVESGGKFYIVKVEKYLPPAPKPFAEAKTDLTTAVQEQKQNAALEAWVTALKKDVKVEYQDINWKVENPTVATVGGQDIPYSEVVGQVVSNQQFAGLLQQVPAEQAAGLVNGILKPQVTQQLIQSYAAPALAERLKLNLTGTRQELAAALAAYGSRNVKASDADIAAFYAQNKAQFETPGSASVNEASFKDQAKAVAFRGSFAGGNFTAAATKAGGTVSERGSVTAGSGTLSEELNAAVFTAKTLKDAGEGSLTDVVKVGERFSVLYVADLKPATTQPLSAVRGQIETQVLAQKKSEAGQKFVDAQVATLKPKDNLKTVLAAQEKRVAAQTPKTPAKEEGAENGTGSTGGTTPAEGAAPAEGTEGTPATPATEGAEGTTDPATPAER